The Opitutaceae bacterium genome window below encodes:
- a CDS encoding glycoside hydrolase family 127 protein, whose translation MRLDGLLGTAIAASQSAHLGAFIRDELSPPIALFCRECRERNNEGDWYGEHAGKWMVAAARAVDRTGDEVLRSNLLRVAEYLLSVQEDDGYLGTYSRSRRFTCRPGPPSRTWDGAPAERTWDVWVHSYLILGLLESGRVLKQRAFIDAARRIGDLCWRVLGDEGADITRFGNHHGLSATVLLDPAVELYHVTGEQRYLKLAELILRQASCAPALELVSQLLAGVDVAFIATGKAYQLCWNLVGLAKLHRVAGHPSHLRAVELAWQSIRDHHLTLGGGPWGGVAHRSREVFNPPGVFSPYGYVETCSTFSWIQLNRELLSITGAAKYAEEIEKSAYNDLLGAQAPAGDNWCYYSFPNGRRVFTTYWRCCKSSGPCALEELPEVACGILEDGDLSVNLYCAGRAVLPSKVAGDVELVQETRFPFEGDVRILVRPAREGRWGLRLRIPSWADSARLEVNGAPVDFPIEPGEYARIERVWQAGDVVSLHLPMIPRFHRRMNRNVQESRAPDGSHVRQEVLRFDYVAITCGPLVYATGLIDGFKTEETIRLPEPPTPGMLELGSERTESGALPVTLNLGYRPAITFLPYFEAGGRGDGAWRLTWLQLAPRREAP comes from the coding sequence ATCCGCCTGGATGGTCTGCTCGGCACGGCGATCGCCGCAAGCCAGTCCGCCCATCTGGGCGCTTTCATCCGCGATGAGCTCAGCCCTCCGATCGCGCTGTTCTGTCGTGAGTGCCGCGAGCGGAATAATGAGGGAGACTGGTACGGCGAACATGCCGGCAAGTGGATGGTTGCGGCGGCCCGCGCTGTCGATCGAACCGGCGACGAGGTCCTTCGTTCGAATCTGCTGCGGGTGGCGGAGTATCTGCTCAGTGTTCAGGAGGACGACGGGTACCTGGGAACCTATTCCCGGAGCAGGCGCTTCACCTGCCGGCCGGGGCCGCCCTCGCGCACTTGGGATGGCGCGCCCGCGGAGCGCACCTGGGATGTGTGGGTGCACAGCTACCTGATCCTTGGCCTGCTCGAAAGCGGCCGCGTGCTGAAGCAGCGCGCCTTCATCGATGCCGCCCGTCGAATCGGCGATCTGTGCTGGCGGGTCCTGGGGGATGAGGGCGCCGACATCACAAGGTTTGGCAATCATCACGGGCTTTCGGCCACGGTCCTGCTGGATCCGGCCGTGGAGCTCTACCACGTCACAGGCGAGCAGCGCTATCTCAAGCTGGCGGAACTCATCCTTCGGCAGGCGAGTTGCGCTCCGGCGCTGGAGCTTGTCAGCCAGTTGCTGGCAGGTGTTGACGTGGCTTTCATAGCGACCGGCAAGGCCTATCAGCTCTGCTGGAATCTCGTCGGACTTGCCAAACTCCACCGGGTGGCGGGCCACCCGTCGCACCTGCGGGCGGTCGAACTCGCCTGGCAGAGCATTCGCGACCATCACCTGACCCTCGGTGGCGGACCATGGGGAGGCGTGGCACATCGATCGCGCGAGGTCTTCAATCCGCCGGGAGTGTTCAGCCCTTATGGCTATGTCGAAACCTGCTCGACGTTTTCGTGGATTCAATTGAACCGTGAACTGCTCTCGATCACGGGAGCGGCAAAGTACGCGGAGGAGATCGAAAAGTCCGCCTACAACGATCTTCTCGGTGCACAGGCGCCCGCGGGGGACAACTGGTGCTACTATTCGTTTCCGAACGGACGGCGCGTCTTCACGACCTATTGGAGATGCTGCAAGTCAAGTGGACCTTGCGCGCTGGAGGAACTGCCTGAGGTGGCCTGCGGCATTTTGGAAGATGGCGATCTTTCAGTGAACCTTTACTGTGCGGGGCGGGCCGTGCTCCCATCGAAGGTGGCGGGAGATGTCGAACTCGTGCAGGAAACGCGGTTCCCCTTCGAAGGCGATGTGAGGATCCTCGTCCGTCCTGCTCGCGAAGGGCGCTGGGGATTGCGCCTGCGCATTCCATCGTGGGCGGATTCAGCGCGACTGGAAGTCAATGGAGCTCCGGTTGATTTTCCAATCGAGCCCGGTGAGTACGCGCGAATCGAGCGCGTGTGGCAGGCTGGGGATGTTGTCAGCCTTCACCTGCCCATGATTCCGCGCTTTCATCGGCGGATGAATCGCAATGTGCAGGAGTCGCGCGCACCGGACGGCTCGCACGTGAGGCAGGAGGTGCTGCGCTTCGACTACGTCGCGATAACCTGCGGTCCCCTGGTTTATGCGACAGGACTAATTGATGGATTCAAGACCGAGGAGACGATCCGACTGCCGGAACCACCAACGCCAGGCATGCTTGAACTGGGATCCGAGCGGACCGAGAGCGGTGCATTGCCAGTCACGCTCAACCTCGGCTATCGCCCTGCCATCACTTTCCTGCCCTATTTCGAGGCGGGCGGCCGCGGGGACGGAGCCTGGCGCCTGACCTGGCTGCAACTTGCGCCGCGGCGGGAGGCGCCTTAG
- a CDS encoding TonB-dependent receptor, which translates to MKSKLARHLSLATLLSLALAHLSPSTFAQAVPAAPQDAQSKDKDKDKDETIEMQKFTVTTGYRSPKAIDQIPGAIKLISSTEIAQTKLLTDDATAVLARTIPGYAPATQSMNNTGETLRGRVALRLFDGISQTTPLREGSRNGTFTDMDIVERIEVINGPSASEGIGAVGGIINYISKSPTKEGSEAVLRTKFSGQGYDDSFNWRVGLNFFHKADNKDIVVGTSFSDRGMSYDAHGRRQGMSQSGSVNDSDSHNLFIKGGLNFGPGEAQRVTLTISQFHIEGKGNYVIELGDRARGITDSARRQKPLNSKAEFNDFKQYALAYNHSNLFGGSLNLQIYKASQGMRFLAEDGADKQDPDIAPLGKLVDQSEINSQKKGLRSSWSNKELFGVAGLEANIGYDILKETAQQILALTDRVWVPPMNYTSHAPFLQTSYTRGPVTVSGGLRRENGELQVDSYTTTYFRNRVRVTGGTLDYSETIPNAGVIVRLPRDWSIFGSYSKGFTLPNVGIPLRNVNTPGQSVDGILDLQAVIADNKEVGVTWQGKMGGFSASHYKSYSDFGVSLTVDPVTRDFVMQRRPVDLKGWEFSGEFRPSKSWRLGASYSRAEGKTRTTETGPLTREIGMASLSPDKLNLSATWKATDDVSVSVFMDNLFKRDINVGAPGEEHTSGLTLFHVTVNYSTKWGDFSVGVENALDKYYILPWSQIDQFLNYFAGRGRVISVAHTLKF; encoded by the coding sequence ATGAAATCCAAACTTGCCCGACACCTGTCCCTCGCGACGCTTCTGTCGCTCGCCCTGGCTCATCTTTCCCCCTCCACCTTCGCCCAGGCCGTGCCTGCCGCTCCGCAGGACGCCCAGTCGAAGGACAAGGACAAGGACAAGGACGAGACGATCGAAATGCAGAAGTTCACTGTGACCACAGGCTACCGCTCACCCAAGGCGATCGACCAGATTCCCGGAGCGATCAAACTCATTTCCTCCACCGAGATTGCGCAGACCAAACTGCTGACGGACGACGCAACAGCGGTGCTTGCCCGAACGATTCCAGGCTATGCTCCAGCGACGCAGTCCATGAACAATACCGGTGAGACTCTGCGGGGACGCGTGGCTCTCCGGCTCTTCGACGGCATCTCCCAGACCACTCCCTTGCGCGAGGGGAGCCGGAACGGAACCTTCACCGACATGGATATCGTCGAGCGCATCGAGGTCATCAACGGACCCTCAGCCTCTGAGGGCATCGGCGCAGTCGGCGGTATCATCAACTACATTTCCAAGAGTCCGACAAAGGAAGGCAGCGAGGCCGTTCTACGCACGAAATTCTCGGGCCAGGGCTATGATGACAGCTTCAACTGGCGAGTCGGGCTCAACTTTTTCCACAAGGCCGACAACAAGGACATCGTCGTCGGCACCTCTTTCAGCGACCGCGGCATGTCCTACGACGCCCATGGCCGCCGCCAGGGCATGAGCCAGAGCGGTTCGGTGAACGACTCGGACTCGCACAATCTCTTCATCAAGGGTGGATTAAACTTCGGGCCTGGCGAGGCTCAGCGGGTCACGCTGACGATCAGTCAGTTTCATATTGAAGGCAAAGGAAACTACGTCATTGAACTGGGCGATCGTGCACGTGGCATCACCGATAGCGCGCGCCGGCAGAAGCCGCTGAACTCCAAAGCCGAATTCAACGACTTCAAGCAGTACGCCCTGGCCTACAATCACTCCAATCTGTTCGGAGGTTCGCTCAATCTCCAGATCTACAAGGCCAGTCAGGGCATGCGCTTCCTGGCTGAGGACGGCGCCGACAAGCAGGACCCCGACATAGCGCCGCTTGGAAAGCTGGTCGATCAATCGGAGATCAATTCCCAGAAGAAGGGATTGCGCAGCTCCTGGTCGAACAAGGAGCTCTTCGGCGTCGCCGGTCTCGAGGCGAACATCGGCTACGACATCCTCAAGGAAACGGCCCAGCAGATCCTCGCGCTGACTGACCGCGTGTGGGTGCCGCCGATGAACTATACAAGCCATGCCCCGTTTCTGCAGACCTCGTACACGCGCGGTCCCGTGACAGTGAGCGGAGGCCTGCGCCGCGAGAACGGCGAACTCCAGGTCGACAGCTACACCACCACCTATTTCCGAAACCGCGTCCGCGTCACCGGCGGCACGCTGGATTACTCCGAAACCATTCCCAACGCCGGCGTCATCGTGCGCTTGCCGCGCGACTGGTCCATCTTCGGCTCCTACAGCAAGGGCTTCACACTTCCCAATGTTGGCATTCCGCTGCGCAATGTGAATACTCCCGGCCAGTCTGTGGACGGCATTCTCGACCTGCAGGCTGTGATCGCCGACAACAAGGAGGTCGGAGTGACCTGGCAGGGAAAGATGGGCGGCTTCAGCGCCTCGCACTACAAGTCCTACTCTGATTTCGGAGTCAGCCTTACCGTGGATCCCGTCACACGCGACTTCGTCATGCAGCGCCGCCCGGTCGATCTAAAGGGATGGGAGTTTTCCGGGGAATTCCGCCCCAGCAAATCCTGGAGACTCGGTGCCAGCTATTCACGCGCGGAAGGCAAGACACGAACGACGGAAACCGGCCCGCTGACCCGGGAGATCGGCATGGCCTCTCTGAGTCCCGACAAGCTCAACCTCTCCGCAACCTGGAAAGCTACAGACGACGTCAGCGTGTCCGTTTTCATGGACAACCTGTTCAAGCGGGACATCAATGTCGGCGCTCCAGGCGAAGAGCACACCTCGGGCCTGACGCTCTTCCATGTGACGGTCAACTACAGCACGAAGTGGGGTGACTTCTCCGTGGGTGTGGAGAACGCACTCGACAAGTACTACATCCTCCCCTGGTCGCAGATTGACCAATTCCTGAACTACTTCGCCGGTCGCGGCCGGGTCATCTCCGTCGCCCACACGCTAAAGTTCTAG
- a CDS encoding sodium:solute symporter: MMRRLTRSCILFCLAWTAAHAGADNLVTVSTGSLPAPPGSGPLQCLAGASGQPLAIRDGAAWEYDERAKVWNPLAFRTSGAVAPSPIIVGSGIWLLTGQSEDGIGTSLVPILAPAAPAPILPSLPIPLRQLRGATSGGALHLAGIDGNGAAHWLSLDLSVEGAPWKSLPPWSASPRSISTLVAQDASLLLTSPDASGERDEVWRWTAADGWQSKHLLPGRVVTGAAQALGQAHVIYLVQLPTLPDGSRRLQLVTFHTVTATIATQGAPWNGEAHLGAGWRHGLIWDRPDGSLSSAEIQGGKELLRPLDWVMLLAYFGLIAWIGAYCYRREKKRSTESFFVGSRSIPWWAAGISLYASNSSSIGYIATTAKAYTTNWQYFLSNVVNVFALLFVAFAIVPLLRRLQLVSVFHYLDQRFHRSVRMCASALCILMHLGGRMSVILFLPSLAISTVTGLDVTWSILMMGVVTIAYTALGGMKAVIWTDVAQVIVKFGGLFFALGFILWALPHGTDEFISIARADDKTRMIDWSFDLTKATIWTFIFLQIMETVLTFPKDQVLMQRVFATKSEQEARRSVWVFAVIVLPGSLILYLIGTGLYVYYHTFPERMNPLLPHDATLPLFVAAELPAGVTGLVLAGLFSAAMGTLSSILNSVSTLVSVDFYEKLSKHPNPATSIRIAEWVTILAGAVGIGCALLLSRFNISSYLDLAIEFAGLFGGSFGGAYTLGMFTRRANWQGVIIGMGTSFAATFAIWWHHLVHPFLYLGISILISIVVGWFASLFFPPPPETCIQGLTVFNAGRPAASGG; this comes from the coding sequence ATGATGCGTCGTCTGACACGCTCGTGCATTCTTTTCTGCCTCGCATGGACAGCAGCCCATGCAGGCGCCGACAACCTCGTCACGGTCAGTACCGGATCCCTTCCTGCTCCTCCCGGGAGCGGACCGCTGCAGTGTCTGGCTGGGGCCAGCGGACAGCCGCTCGCCATTCGTGACGGAGCCGCCTGGGAGTATGACGAGCGTGCGAAGGTCTGGAATCCCCTCGCCTTTCGCACGAGCGGCGCCGTGGCGCCCAGCCCGATCATTGTGGGCTCGGGTATCTGGCTCCTTACCGGTCAATCTGAAGACGGGATTGGGACGAGTCTTGTTCCCATCCTGGCACCTGCCGCTCCGGCGCCGATCCTGCCTTCGCTGCCGATCCCGCTGAGGCAACTCCGAGGCGCCACCTCGGGCGGCGCACTCCACCTCGCCGGCATCGATGGAAACGGCGCGGCCCACTGGTTGTCGCTCGACCTGTCGGTGGAGGGCGCGCCATGGAAATCCCTGCCTCCATGGAGCGCATCGCCTCGCTCCATCAGCACCTTGGTCGCCCAGGATGCCTCGCTGCTGCTGACCTCGCCCGATGCGTCAGGCGAGCGCGACGAGGTCTGGCGATGGACTGCGGCGGACGGATGGCAGTCAAAGCACCTGCTTCCGGGGCGCGTCGTCACCGGTGCCGCACAGGCACTCGGACAGGCACACGTGATCTACCTCGTGCAACTACCGACCCTCCCGGACGGATCCCGGCGCCTGCAACTGGTCACCTTTCACACCGTCACGGCGACAATCGCCACGCAGGGGGCACCCTGGAACGGCGAAGCGCATCTCGGCGCAGGGTGGCGTCACGGTCTGATCTGGGATCGCCCGGATGGTTCCCTGTCCTCCGCGGAAATCCAGGGCGGAAAGGAACTGCTTCGCCCACTGGACTGGGTGATGCTCCTGGCCTACTTCGGCCTCATCGCCTGGATCGGGGCGTACTGCTACCGGCGCGAAAAGAAGCGGTCGACCGAGTCGTTCTTTGTCGGCAGCCGATCGATTCCCTGGTGGGCCGCGGGCATCAGCCTCTACGCCTCGAACTCAAGTTCCATCGGCTACATTGCGACAACAGCCAAGGCATACACCACGAACTGGCAGTACTTCCTCAGCAACGTGGTCAATGTCTTCGCTCTCCTCTTCGTCGCCTTCGCCATTGTGCCGCTGCTGCGCCGCCTGCAGCTCGTGTCGGTTTTTCACTACCTGGACCAGCGCTTCCACCGCTCCGTGCGCATGTGCGCAAGCGCCCTGTGCATTCTCATGCACCTGGGCGGGCGCATGAGCGTCATCCTGTTTCTGCCGTCGCTCGCCATCTCGACCGTCACCGGCCTCGATGTCACCTGGAGCATCCTGATGATGGGCGTCGTCACCATCGCCTACACCGCCCTTGGAGGCATGAAGGCGGTGATATGGACCGACGTAGCCCAGGTGATCGTGAAGTTTGGCGGGCTTTTCTTCGCTCTGGGATTCATCCTCTGGGCGCTGCCGCACGGCACGGACGAATTCATCTCGATCGCGAGGGCGGATGACAAGACCCGCATGATCGACTGGAGCTTCGATCTGACGAAGGCCACCATCTGGACGTTTATCTTCCTCCAGATCATGGAAACCGTGCTCACGTTTCCCAAGGACCAAGTGCTCATGCAGCGGGTCTTCGCAACCAAGTCCGAGCAGGAGGCGAGGCGCTCAGTCTGGGTCTTCGCTGTGATCGTTCTTCCCGGCAGCCTGATACTCTACCTTATCGGCACCGGACTTTACGTGTACTACCACACGTTTCCAGAGCGCATGAATCCGCTCCTGCCCCACGACGCCACGCTGCCGCTGTTTGTCGCGGCGGAACTGCCCGCGGGGGTCACCGGTCTTGTGCTGGCCGGGCTTTTTTCCGCAGCGATGGGAACGCTTTCGAGCATCCTCAACAGCGTCTCAACCCTCGTGTCCGTGGATTTCTATGAAAAGCTCTCAAAGCATCCGAATCCGGCGACAAGCATCCGCATTGCCGAATGGGTGACGATCCTCGCCGGGGCCGTCGGCATCGGCTGCGCGCTGCTGCTTTCGCGCTTCAACATCAGCTCCTACCTCGACCTCGCGATCGAGTTCGCCGGCCTGTTCGGCGGCTCATTCGGAGGCGCGTACACGCTGGGAATGTTCACCCGCCGAGCCAACTGGCAGGGCGTAATCATCGGCATGGGAACGAGCTTCGCGGCCACGTTCGCGATCTGGTGGCACCACCTCGTGCATCCCTTCCTGTACCTCGGCATTTCCATCCTGATCTCCATCGTGGTGGGCTGGTTCGCGAGTCTCTTCTTCCCTCCTCCGCCGGAAACATGCATCCAGGGCCTCACCGTCTTCAACGCGGGTCGGCCGGCCGCGTCAGGCGGTTGA
- a CDS encoding esterase family protein yields the protein MTSLLSGFVALAWGHLWSADGIILARSTKSEALGHEIDYLLYLPPSYVADGSVRYPVLYLLHGRGDNFRAWTTVKPDVDRLIHEGRVPPFIAVMPDAPSSRRAGYYVDSEFGGEPGLPPGETVESAFTGDLVTHIDAEYPTRAVRNGRFVAGYSMGGYGALRFALAHPEIFGAAIVLSPAVYVPLPPPDSSAREFGAFGRGRERFLDETYVAKNYPAILPHFAVKALPLDIFIGVGDDEYANADPLLARHDLDYEAHSLYNRLRRVPGIRAELRVIDGGHDWRAWRPLFVEGLVLVLNRLTRPADPR from the coding sequence ATGACATCCCTCCTTTCCGGATTCGTCGCCTTGGCCTGGGGACACCTTTGGTCTGCGGATGGCATTATCCTTGCGCGATCAACGAAGTCGGAAGCGCTTGGTCATGAGATCGACTATCTCCTCTATCTCCCGCCGTCCTATGTGGCGGATGGTTCCGTTCGCTATCCCGTGCTGTACCTGCTGCACGGGCGGGGGGACAATTTCCGCGCGTGGACAACGGTAAAGCCGGATGTGGACCGGCTGATTCACGAAGGCAGGGTGCCGCCGTTCATCGCCGTCATGCCGGATGCGCCGTCGAGTCGCCGGGCGGGCTACTATGTCGATTCCGAGTTTGGCGGCGAGCCAGGCCTTCCGCCGGGGGAGACGGTCGAAAGTGCCTTCACTGGCGACCTGGTGACCCACATCGACGCCGAGTATCCGACACGCGCTGTTCGAAACGGGCGCTTTGTGGCGGGCTATTCCATGGGAGGTTATGGAGCGCTGCGCTTTGCCCTGGCGCATCCGGAAATATTTGGCGCGGCCATCGTGCTTAGTCCGGCGGTTTACGTGCCGCTGCCGCCTCCGGACTCGAGCGCGAGGGAGTTCGGTGCGTTTGGTCGTGGCCGGGAACGATTCTTGGATGAAACCTATGTTGCGAAAAATTATCCGGCAATTCTGCCGCATTTTGCGGTAAAAGCGCTACCGCTGGACATATTCATCGGCGTGGGCGACGACGAATACGCCAACGCCGATCCGCTTCTCGCCCGGCACGATCTCGACTACGAGGCACATTCGCTCTACAACCGGCTGCGGCGCGTGCCTGGCATTCGTGCTGAATTGCGCGTGATCGATGGAGGCCACGACTGGCGGGCGTGGCGTCCGCTCTTTGTCGAGGGACTGGTGCTTGTGCTCAACCGCCTGACGCGGCCGGCCGACCCGCGTTGA
- a CDS encoding type II toxin-antitoxin system VapC family toxin: MLLDSSYLIDLEEEIAGRKFGPAMAFAHAHRRFAPRISIITLGELAAGAADEAGTRRFLARYRVITLKPEIGYLAGRLERALAAKGQRLGENDNWIAATALYYGEPIVTNDNDFSRIVRAGLPLKLLHY; this comes from the coding sequence ATGCTTCTTGATTCGAGCTACCTGATCGATCTGGAAGAGGAGATTGCCGGGCGGAAGTTCGGCCCGGCCATGGCTTTCGCTCATGCTCACCGCCGTTTCGCCCCGCGCATCAGTATCATCACGCTCGGCGAACTCGCCGCCGGAGCGGCTGACGAAGCCGGCACCCGCCGCTTCCTGGCGCGCTACCGTGTGATCACGCTAAAGCCGGAGATCGGCTACCTGGCGGGTCGGCTGGAGCGCGCGCTCGCCGCAAAGGGCCAGCGGCTCGGGGAGAATGACAACTGGATCGCCGCGACCGCCCTGTACTACGGCGAGCCCATCGTCACGAACGACAACGATTTTTCACGAATAGTGCGTGCCGGGCTCCCACTCAAGCTGCTGCATTACTGA
- a CDS encoding HNH endonuclease, with protein MDAVLDQSVLVLNRLWQAVNVIGARRAFALLARGHASVVHHHIDDFRVFNLMDWVDFSQSNPPLTEMDTVRTPRTTIRLPRVILLTYFDKLPCKELKLTRNNVFERDRNHCQYCGRVFPREELNLDHVIPRDRGGKTTWENIVCSCVRCNSRKANRLPHEAHMRLVRKPVRPKWRPVISFVLGNRERERWKDFLDLAYWNVELDE; from the coding sequence ATGGATGCTGTGCTCGATCAATCCGTGCTGGTGTTGAACCGCCTGTGGCAGGCGGTCAATGTGATTGGTGCGCGTCGGGCATTTGCGCTGCTGGCGCGCGGGCATGCGAGCGTGGTCCATCACCACATTGATGATTTTCGGGTGTTCAATCTGATGGATTGGGTGGATTTCTCGCAGTCGAATCCGCCGCTGACCGAGATGGACACGGTACGCACGCCTCGGACGACGATCCGACTGCCTCGGGTGATCCTGCTGACCTATTTCGACAAGCTTCCCTGCAAGGAACTGAAGCTCACGCGCAACAATGTCTTCGAGCGCGACAGGAATCACTGCCAGTACTGCGGCAGGGTTTTCCCGCGCGAAGAGCTGAACCTCGACCATGTGATTCCGCGGGACCGTGGCGGCAAGACGACCTGGGAGAACATCGTCTGTTCGTGCGTGCGCTGCAATTCCCGCAAGGCCAACCGGCTGCCTCACGAGGCGCACATGCGCCTTGTCCGCAAACCTGTCCGCCCGAAGTGGCGCCCGGTCATATCGTTCGTCCTGGGCAACCGCGAACGCGAGCGCTGGAAGGACTTTCTGGACCTCGCCTACTGGAACGTCGAGCTTGACGAGTGA
- a CDS encoding N-acetylmuramoyl-L-alanine amidase, giving the protein MPVKTFMGAGYIELAPWAARFGLTPAWLKPGKSLRLESAFTKIQVEEDRREMTINNLRVFLGEPVVSSRGSLWIGAIDARELLGPILRPAGIASPTPKLKVICVDAGHGGNDTGTQNKSLKLEEKRMTLDVAQRVQRLLQGQGYRVVMTRTDDRFIELEDRADIANRAKADLFVSIHFNSFPQESIAGTETYILTRRTQRSTGATKRETADSISLPGNAMDPWNAVLGYSMHRQTREKLGTFDRGLKFARFKVLTLVNCPGVLFEAGYLSNANEARKISSADYRSEIAVGIVDGISAYASRLDAARKQ; this is encoded by the coding sequence ATGCCTGTGAAGACCTTCATGGGTGCCGGCTACATCGAACTTGCGCCATGGGCGGCCCGCTTTGGGCTGACACCCGCGTGGCTGAAGCCGGGAAAAAGCCTCAGGTTGGAAAGTGCCTTTACGAAGATCCAGGTCGAGGAGGATCGCCGCGAGATGACGATCAACAATCTGAGGGTGTTTCTCGGCGAGCCCGTTGTGAGTTCAAGGGGATCGCTCTGGATAGGCGCCATCGATGCGCGCGAACTTCTTGGCCCGATACTGCGTCCGGCTGGAATCGCCTCCCCCACGCCAAAACTCAAGGTCATATGTGTTGACGCGGGACACGGTGGCAACGACACCGGCACGCAGAACAAGTCTCTCAAGCTGGAGGAAAAACGCATGACCCTGGATGTGGCTCAGCGCGTCCAGCGACTCCTCCAGGGGCAGGGCTACCGGGTGGTCATGACGCGCACGGACGACCGTTTCATCGAGCTCGAAGATCGCGCGGACATCGCGAATCGCGCGAAGGCCGATCTCTTTGTATCGATCCATTTCAACTCGTTTCCCCAGGAGTCCATCGCGGGAACGGAGACCTATATTCTGACGCGTCGCACCCAGCGCTCGACGGGTGCGACGAAGCGTGAAACGGCGGACAGTATTTCACTTCCGGGGAATGCCATGGATCCGTGGAATGCAGTGCTCGGATACTCGATGCATCGACAGACCAGGGAGAAGCTCGGCACGTTCGACCGCGGGCTCAAGTTTGCGAGGTTCAAGGTGCTGACGCTTGTCAATTGTCCGGGCGTCCTCTTTGAGGCGGGCTACCTTTCCAATGCCAATGAGGCCAGGAAAATCAGTTCGGCGGATTATCGCTCCGAAATCGCGGTCGGCATCGTCGATGGAATCTCGGCCTACGCCTCGCGCCTTGACGCTGCGAGGAAGCAATAG
- a CDS encoding translation initiation factor IF-3 has protein sequence MANSFPSSGGNRSSYYKRRNVDPFASIRRNQRIKVPQIRVISPEGTQLGIMQTDKALALAQQFNLDLVEVAPNAVPPVCRIMDFGKYVYEEQKKVSHVKSTASKLKEIEFSARIAANDFHTKIRHAEEFLDKGNKVKLRLKFRGRELAHTEIGFQVISNALAELSGMGHADSEPRLLGKQINVMLTPHPPNKRKRKYAIEPDEEPIDDAGSRSDSDTDDD, from the coding sequence ATGGCAAATTCCTTTCCGTCGAGCGGTGGCAATCGCTCGAGCTATTACAAGCGTCGCAATGTCGACCCGTTTGCGAGCATCCGTCGCAATCAGCGTATCAAAGTTCCGCAGATCCGTGTGATCTCTCCGGAAGGCACCCAGTTGGGGATCATGCAGACCGACAAGGCGCTGGCGCTGGCGCAGCAGTTCAACCTCGACCTTGTGGAAGTGGCGCCGAACGCGGTTCCCCCGGTTTGCCGGATCATGGATTTCGGCAAGTATGTGTACGAGGAGCAGAAAAAGGTCAGCCACGTCAAGTCGACCGCGAGCAAGCTCAAGGAGATAGAGTTTTCGGCGCGCATCGCGGCGAATGACTTCCATACGAAGATCCGCCATGCGGAGGAGTTTCTCGACAAGGGCAACAAGGTGAAGCTGCGCCTGAAGTTCCGCGGTCGCGAGCTCGCGCACACGGAGATCGGATTCCAGGTCATCAGCAATGCGCTGGCCGAACTCAGCGGCATGGGGCACGCCGACAGTGAACCCCGGCTGCTGGGAAAGCAGATCAATGTGATGCTCACGCCGCATCCGCCGAACAAGCGCAAGCGGAAGTATGCGATCGAGCCCGATGAAGAGCCGATCGATGATGCGGGTTCCCGTTCTGATTCCGACACGGACGACGATTGA
- a CDS encoding iron-sulfur cluster assembly accessory protein, whose translation MSPGSQAESASPVTLSSPMGTGDGVRRGNENLVRLTESAGRKAISLSLREAKGGFLRIAITGGGCNGLSYKLRFVAEPKRGDILVESAGAQVLVDAKTALYLKGTLLDYSHQMVGGGFKFSNPNAKASCSCGESFSV comes from the coding sequence ATGTCTCCTGGTTCTCAGGCAGAATCCGCCAGTCCCGTCACCCTTTCCTCGCCGATGGGTACCGGAGATGGCGTGCGCAGGGGAAACGAGAACCTTGTCCGACTGACCGAGAGCGCGGGCAGAAAGGCGATCTCGCTGAGCCTGCGCGAGGCTAAAGGCGGTTTTTTGCGGATCGCCATCACTGGCGGCGGATGCAACGGGCTGAGCTACAAACTTCGATTCGTCGCGGAGCCCAAACGCGGCGACATCCTGGTCGAGTCCGCAGGAGCCCAGGTACTGGTCGATGCGAAAACCGCACTTTACCTGAAGGGAACCCTTCTCGACTACTCCCACCAGATGGTTGGCGGAGGCTTCAAATTCTCAAATCCCAACGCCAAGGCCAGTTGCTCTTGCGGAGAAAGCTTCAGTGTTTGA